The following coding sequences lie in one Chelonia mydas isolate rCheMyd1 chromosome 6, rCheMyd1.pri.v2, whole genome shotgun sequence genomic window:
- the NDUFV1 gene encoding NADH dehydrogenase [ubiquinone] flavoprotein 1, mitochondrial isoform X2 — protein sequence MAARQLLSPRGAAALRRFSAATAPKKTQFGSLKDEDRIFTNLYGRHDWRLKGALSRGDWYKTKEILLKGIDWILNEIKTSGLRGRGGAGFPTGLKWSFMNKPSDGRPKYLVVNADEGEPGTCKDREIMRHDPHKLVEGCLVAGRSMGARAAYIYIRGEFYNEASNLQVAIREAYEAGLLGKDACNSGYDFDVFVVRGAGAYICGEETALIESIEGKQGKPRLKPPFPADVGVFGCPTTVANVETVAVAPTICRRGGAWFASFGRERNSGTKLFNISGHVNTPCTVEEEMSVPLKELIEKHAGGVRGGWDNLLAVIPGGSSTPLIPKSVCETVPMDFDGLVQAQTGLGTAAVIVMDKSTDIVRAIARLIEFYKHESCGQCTPCREGVDWMNKVMWRFVQGNAQAAEIDALWEISKQIEGHTICALGDGAAWPVQGLIRHFRPELEQRMRHHEETQARQASA from the exons ATGGCCGCGCGGCAGCTGCTGAGCCCTCGCGGGGCTGCCGCCCTGCGCCGCTTCTCCGCCGcg ACAGCTCCTAAGAAAACCCAGTTTGGCTCTTTAAAGGACGAGGACCGGATCTTCACGAATCTCTACGGACGCCATGACTGGAG GCTGAAGGGGGCTCTGAGCCGGGGTGACTGGTACAAAACCAAGGAGATCTTACTGAAGGGGATCGACTGGATCTTGAATGAGATCAAGACCTCGGGCCTGCGAGGTCGGGGCGGGGCTGGCTTCCCCACAGGCCTCAAATGGAGCTTCATGAACAAGCCTTCAGATGGcag GCCCAAGTACCTGGTGGTGAATGCAGATGAAGGGGAGCCAGGCACCTGTAAGGACCGCGAGATCATGCGCCATGACCCACACAAGCTGGTGGAGGGCTGCCTGGTGGCAGGGCGCTCCATGGGGGCCCGGGCTGCCTACATCTACATCCGTGGGGAGTTCTACAATGAAGCCTCCAACCTGCAG GTGGCGATCCGTGAGGCCTATGAGGCCGGCCTGCTGGGCAAAGATGCCTGCAACTCAGGCTACGACTTCGATGTGTTTGTGGTGAGAGGCGCTGGGGCCTACATCTGTGGGGAGGAGACAGCGCTGATTGAATCCATTGAGGGCAAGCAGGGCAAGCCACGCCTCAAACCACCCTTCCCGGCTGACGTTG gcgTGTTCGGCTGCCCCACTACCGTGGCCAATGTGGAGACGGTGGCTGTGGCGCCCACCATCTGCCGGCGTGGGGGAGCCTGGTTTGCGAGCTTCGGGCGCGAGCGCAACTCGGGCACCAAGCTCTTCAACATCTCTGGGCACGTGAACACGCCCTGCACCGTGGAGGAGGAGATGTCGGTGCCGctcaaggagctgattgagaAGCATGCAG GAGGTGTGCGCGGTGGCTGGGACAACCTCTTGGCGGTGATCCCAGGaggctcctccacccccctcatcCCCAAGTCAGTGTGTGAGACGGTGCCCATGGACTTCGACGGGCTGGTGCAGGCGCAGACTGGGCTTGGCACAGCTGCCGTCATCGTCATGGACAAATCG acAGACATTGTCCGAGCCATCGCCCGCCTCATCGAGTTCTACAAGCACGAAAGCTGTGGGCAGTGCACCCCCTGCAGGGAGG gtgtgGATTGGATGAACAAGGTGATGTGGCGGTTCGTGCAAGGCAATGCGCAGGCAGCTGAGATCGACGCGCTCTGGGAGATCAGCAAGCAGATTGAGGGCCATACCATCTGCGCCCTGGGCGATGGGGCCGCCTGGCCTGTGCAG GGGTTGATCCGTCACTTTCGCCCAGAGCTGGAGCAGCGGATGCGGCATCATGAGGAGACCCAGGCTCGGCAAGCGTCCGCGTGA
- the NDUFV1 gene encoding NADH dehydrogenase [ubiquinone] flavoprotein 1, mitochondrial isoform X1 codes for MRERCCLLWGWYQFTLAMCFPQTAPKKTQFGSLKDEDRIFTNLYGRHDWRLKGALSRGDWYKTKEILLKGIDWILNEIKTSGLRGRGGAGFPTGLKWSFMNKPSDGRPKYLVVNADEGEPGTCKDREIMRHDPHKLVEGCLVAGRSMGARAAYIYIRGEFYNEASNLQVAIREAYEAGLLGKDACNSGYDFDVFVVRGAGAYICGEETALIESIEGKQGKPRLKPPFPADVGVFGCPTTVANVETVAVAPTICRRGGAWFASFGRERNSGTKLFNISGHVNTPCTVEEEMSVPLKELIEKHAGGVRGGWDNLLAVIPGGSSTPLIPKSVCETVPMDFDGLVQAQTGLGTAAVIVMDKSTDIVRAIARLIEFYKHESCGQCTPCREGVDWMNKVMWRFVQGNAQAAEIDALWEISKQIEGHTICALGDGAAWPVQGLIRHFRPELEQRMRHHEETQARQASA; via the exons ATGAGGGAGAGGTGCTGCTTGCTGTGGGGCTGGTACCAATTCACCTTGGCCATGTGCTTTCCGCAGACAGCTCCTAAGAAAACCCAGTTTGGCTCTTTAAAGGACGAGGACCGGATCTTCACGAATCTCTACGGACGCCATGACTGGAG GCTGAAGGGGGCTCTGAGCCGGGGTGACTGGTACAAAACCAAGGAGATCTTACTGAAGGGGATCGACTGGATCTTGAATGAGATCAAGACCTCGGGCCTGCGAGGTCGGGGCGGGGCTGGCTTCCCCACAGGCCTCAAATGGAGCTTCATGAACAAGCCTTCAGATGGcag GCCCAAGTACCTGGTGGTGAATGCAGATGAAGGGGAGCCAGGCACCTGTAAGGACCGCGAGATCATGCGCCATGACCCACACAAGCTGGTGGAGGGCTGCCTGGTGGCAGGGCGCTCCATGGGGGCCCGGGCTGCCTACATCTACATCCGTGGGGAGTTCTACAATGAAGCCTCCAACCTGCAG GTGGCGATCCGTGAGGCCTATGAGGCCGGCCTGCTGGGCAAAGATGCCTGCAACTCAGGCTACGACTTCGATGTGTTTGTGGTGAGAGGCGCTGGGGCCTACATCTGTGGGGAGGAGACAGCGCTGATTGAATCCATTGAGGGCAAGCAGGGCAAGCCACGCCTCAAACCACCCTTCCCGGCTGACGTTG gcgTGTTCGGCTGCCCCACTACCGTGGCCAATGTGGAGACGGTGGCTGTGGCGCCCACCATCTGCCGGCGTGGGGGAGCCTGGTTTGCGAGCTTCGGGCGCGAGCGCAACTCGGGCACCAAGCTCTTCAACATCTCTGGGCACGTGAACACGCCCTGCACCGTGGAGGAGGAGATGTCGGTGCCGctcaaggagctgattgagaAGCATGCAG GAGGTGTGCGCGGTGGCTGGGACAACCTCTTGGCGGTGATCCCAGGaggctcctccacccccctcatcCCCAAGTCAGTGTGTGAGACGGTGCCCATGGACTTCGACGGGCTGGTGCAGGCGCAGACTGGGCTTGGCACAGCTGCCGTCATCGTCATGGACAAATCG acAGACATTGTCCGAGCCATCGCCCGCCTCATCGAGTTCTACAAGCACGAAAGCTGTGGGCAGTGCACCCCCTGCAGGGAGG gtgtgGATTGGATGAACAAGGTGATGTGGCGGTTCGTGCAAGGCAATGCGCAGGCAGCTGAGATCGACGCGCTCTGGGAGATCAGCAAGCAGATTGAGGGCCATACCATCTGCGCCCTGGGCGATGGGGCCGCCTGGCCTGTGCAG GGGTTGATCCGTCACTTTCGCCCAGAGCTGGAGCAGCGGATGCGGCATCATGAGGAGACCCAGGCTCGGCAAGCGTCCGCGTGA
- the NUDT8 gene encoding nucleoside diphosphate-linked moiety X motif 8 isoform X2: protein MFPALHHLRLGARPTLGARRAGGSAGGYLSRENEQRCRGLLEASTRRYRQEAVAAAVLVTLCSVGGYPALLYTLRSSTLTGQHKGDVSFPGGKRDSSDQDVIATALRETQEELGLHLGAESVWGVMRPLPTGRGLTVAPVLAHLGPLECVCLSPNPQEVEDVFTIPLSHLLQAQNHGYTHFRHQGRYSHTLPIFLNSRYRVWGLTAIITDLTLELLAPSAYRRRTRPPSSR from the exons ATGTTCCCTGCCCTGCACCACCTCCGCCTGGGCGCCCGCCCCACACTTGGTGCCAGGAGGGCAGGCGGCTCTGCAGGGGGGTACCTGTCCCGGGAGAATGAGCAGCGGTGCCGAGGGCTGCTGGAGGCCTCCACCAGACGCTACCGGCAGGAGGCGGTGGCAGCGGCTGTGCTGGTGACGCTGTGTTCTGTGGGCGGGTACCCTGCGCTGCTGTACACGCTGCGCTCCAGCACGCTGACGGGCCAGCACAAGGGAGATGTCAG TTTCCCGGGCGGCAAACGCGACAGCTCCGACCAGGATGTGATTGCCACAGCGCTGAGGGAGACTCAGGAAGAGCTGGGCCTGCACTTGGGGGCTGAGAGCGTCTGGGGAGTCATGAGACCCCTACCCACCGGG AGGGGACTGACTGTTGCTCCCGTCCTGGCACATCTGGGCCCcttggagtgtgtgtgtctgagccCCAACCCACAAGAG GTCGAGGATGTTTTCACCATCCCTCTGTCTCACCTGCTGCAGGCCCAGAACCACGGTTACACCCACTTCCGCCACCAGGGTCGCTACAGCCACACGCTGCCCATCTTCCTCAACAGCCGCTACCGGGTGTGGGGGCTGACGGCCATCATCACGGACCTCACGCTGGAGCTGCTGGCGCCCAGCGCCTACCGCCGGAGAACACGCCCACCCAGCTCCCGCTGA